The window CCCCGAACATGGACTTGTCGGCATGCCCCTTTAATTTTACTTATTACTATTAAATGGCGTGGGGTTTTGTTTGGGTTTGGTGAGCAGACGAAGCCGGAGCTGCAGGCGGTAGAGAGAACGCTGCTGGAAGAGAGAGCGAAGCTTCATAAGGTTATATttatttccctttttcttgtggcCTCCTTCCTCGACCTTCACAGGTTATGTTATCTCAGTCTCGTAACACATGATGCAGGAGATGGAAGACCTGCGGAGAGCTGTGGAGGTGCTGAGGGCGGACAATTGCAAGATGCAGGTGACCACCAACCACCCGTGCCTTCCTTCTTTTGGTGCTTTTCCCCAGCTGCCTGCTCTCTCTCAGACTGGTAGATGTGCCGTCCGATGTCGTGTCATTTCTCAACACGTCGGAGCGTAGACTTGTGCTGTCTTGCCTCTGGCTGCGGGCCCATGGCCGCCTGCCGACCAATGAGAAGGCGGACTAGCATGTGGCTGGACCGTGAGAGGTTGAACCCGGTTCAAGCTGTTTGAGACCTGCAGTGAGTCTGCAGACCGCAGGCTTCGTGAGCATGCCCGGCTGAACCCGTCACTGACAGAATAGTAATTGCGAGGTAGTTGCCGTGCAGGTCCGTCCGTGGGAATTCTTTGGTGGATCAGGTCTGGTCCACCGCGGCATCCGTGAACCTTACCCAGCTAAAGGACGAGGAAAACATGGAAACTCCGTAGAAATGCATCTGGGTATTTGCATTTGTGCTATTAAGGAAGGCATAACTATTCCTACTCCCCATGGAGCTGCGTTTAGCATGCCATACCTGCATCTGCCCTAAACTGCATGCGCCGTGTACATAAAACATCGTGGTGCATTTATGCGCTTATCCTTGCTATGGTGCACTCGGCACCATCATGCGGTAATGCACAACGGGTCCCACCTGGATACCACGACCGGCCGCGTTGGCTGGtgcatgtatataaatatatatcccATCATATGCTTGCACACCGGGGGGAAAACAACATGAACTTGTCTGACAGTAAGCAGCAGGCCAAATCCATTATAAATTTACTTGTAGCTAAATTTACTTGGTTTAAAGAATAGGTTGGCGTTTTCCTTGCTAAATAGGTTGCTTGACTTGGGGCATAACATTAAGCATTCAGTTATATGATCGTTTTGCACCTTGTTTCATGGTGTTTGCATTTGCAAACATGTGTCTCGAAATATCATTGCCTTGTTCCAAGATTGGTGTGTATTTCTTGGAAATTTAGATTCTAGAGTTAGTGAGCTGCTGCTGTATTAGATTCATATGTGTTCATTGTCAGTTGGCCTTTAGCTGGTTTTGTTAGAGGGGGAGATGTTGACAGAAAGTAGTTAATGATATATTAGCTATGCAGTTTGTGCACTCATACTCGTATGTGTGAATGATGTCTACGATCTCAATTCCATCTCTTGTCAATATAGAAATTGATTAATTGTCCTCACCTAGATATCTGTCTAATATATTCATTAACTTGAATACCGTTTTGAACATGAAATGCATTTAAGGTGCAAAATCTGATCAGTTAATGTTGACCTTATTGAACGGTCCTATTATGAACCATGATAATTACATAGAGCTCACCTGATGTTTTGAGAATGTTTTAAGAGGTTGCTTAAGATTTTCTTCCGATAATTCTGTTATTGATGATTTCAGAATGgggattaaaaatatttattttattttgtcattTGTTGTTTGTTCTCGGAGACAGATCTGGTGGTCATTACTTTTAACTCATTTGAACATCTACAATCACTGGATGGTTTTAAGGCTGAGTGTACAAGTGACAACCAAGAGATTAAACCTCATAATTTGTTGATCACCCATAACTTCTCATGTGTTATGCCTGGTTGTTCTTTTGCCCTTTACATCTCTTGCGAGCTACATGGGTACTAGATTTAGAACATTCTGATTTTAATTGATTATTGTGCTTGGTCCTACAAGGGTTCTTTATGTTGATGATTACTAGCTGCAACAGGTTACACTTGTTAAACTCTAATGGTTGAATTATTTACTTGCTCCTTCATGGTACAAGGAATATTAGTTGATTGTCATAGTATGATACTTCTGGTCTTCCCGACTAACATATAAGCGAATGAACTTAATGACTTTTGTGGATAATTGTATTGTAAGTTCTTATACAAATTTGTTTCTTTGTAATAAGTAAAGTAAACAATGACATGAAAAATTGCACAAAGACACAATTAGACCAATATGTGCTTTTAGGCCTACAGCTAGGTTGCTGTATCTGAGTTTCTTGTCATTTCTATGTCCTCCAGAAAGTTGGCCGTTATTTACTAACCATGACAGAAGTAAGAAATAGAATGCTTGAATATAGTATTTCATGAGAGTTTTGATCTGGCCAAAAGTGTTTTATGCAAAAGATTGTACATCTTCTGGCATTTTTGCTTGAAAACATAAATAAGCAGTATTTGAGTAAGTTGGGAAAATTTATCCTGTGCTTTCATGGAAAGACGAGATCAGCATTTTGTCCTTTCAATTTTGTATTGGAAGTAAATCGATTAGTTGAAAGATGTATGTCTAATTCTTCATCAGTCATATGGTTTGATATTTCCCCTGAAGACTAATTCTTTGGAGGCTCAAAACGTGACCCATCATTCCCTTAGACCTCTGAATGAGCCTGAAGCCTTGTGATAGTGAGGCTGTGATAGTGTCATTTCTTGAGTCTTGGTGACAGTGTTCTCAACTAAGCTTACCCATTATCATGCAGTTCTAAGCTGCTCATACTTTAGCTGTCAaaatatatttcaagaattaaTACTTCTTTGGTTGATTTGCTTCATCATTCTCGCAGATGCACTTGGAGTCGCCAAAGATACCAGTTAAGGTTCACGTGGTTCTTGAAGATGTCCAATTCCCTGGAATATGCCAGCACATCACTCCATCTTCGCTCCCTGGCCGCAAAGATTGCTTAATGATACCAGACCTCAATGATCCATTGCCAGATTGTTGAGTCTCCAGACTGTTGTGCTGAAGTATCAAGAAAGGCAAAACTTCTTCCTTTGTGAATGATCAACCCAAACTCTAGAAGGTAACTGGTGACAAGTGGAAGGTGGGTTTCATGAAGCATTGCATCTCTAACCACAGTTCTGTCTAATATATTAGGGAGAACCCAAAGGGAGCTCCACAGATACTTAGAGAATATGGATTCACTGATTATTTGCTACTTCAAGAATTTACACGAGTGTGATGCTTTATTCTTCTCCAAGATGAAATGGTATTTGTTTGTTAGCTTCTGAGATTGCAAAGTGATTCTGTTCTGCATGGCACCCATTTGGCACTAAATTCTTGTGATCTCATTGAAGCCTTTTGTTTGAAGACACAAGATTCTCACTGGATATCATTAATTGATGAGGTTATGAATACTAGAACACTGTCAATTTGCAGGTGATGGACTTGGAATTAGTAATTGCCTCTAGGCTGCTTTGCAGGTGCACAAGATCTTGGAGGAAAAAATTGACATCAAACACTCATCAATGCTTATCTGCAGTTACAGGGGTTTCTATAGATCATTAGATCATGCATTGATGACAAAATCCATCGTGTTGAAAGAGAGACATTAGACCAAACAATCTCCAACCATGGAAACCTCTTGAAGACACTCCTGTTCCCATGGTGGCAGCATCTTAATAAGCACTCGTAATGATCCCATCATACAGGAAAACATCACCATTTGGAGTGAAAGCTCGAGACACTATTATTGAGACGCAATCAATGTTGGCAAGTTGTCATGCCATTGCAGAGGCTTCCAAGATTGTTCCTTGACGGAAGATGATCGCAAGTGAATAGAAAGGTGGGCAGGTAGATGATAAGAAGATGAAGAGCAAGACCAATGGGTTCGTATGTGTTGACGGCCAATGACATAAATATGCAGAAATTAATAAAGCTTTCATCGGTCATCACATCATGAAATATAGTAATTTTctattttccttttatttatttatttattcatcaggAGTGGTGGCAGGATGATGGACGGGGAAGAGCCTATCCCACAAAAACCAACGGTCTAGAATTCCCCAGAGACAACTTTAGAAACCCGGTCGTTCCAGAGAGatcgagagagagcgagagagagacagGGAGAGAAGTCGAGTGTGATGACGGGCCTGATGGCCATCTCCTCCCCAACCCTCTGTTCTTCCCAACTTCACTCCTCCCTCCGTGGCTTCCGTCCTCCTCCCCACCCTCTCTGGCTCCGTGCCCGCCCTTCTGTCCCTGGTCTCCGCTCTTCCCGCGGTCTTCGTGTTTCCGCTACCGCCGCACTCTCCGTCGAGCAGGTAAGCCTCGTCTTGATTCCCAAATAGGCTTCTCCTTTCTCTTCAATAAACCTTATCGAGAATGCCGGTTGCTATTGTGGGCGCTTCGGGCTTACATCAACATCCATCGAGTGGAAAGCAGAGTTTTTCGGCACGCTTCTTTGCCGAATCTCGCTGGTTGGTCCACTCGTTTCTGTAGAATTATGTCGAATTATCGATTTCCTCTGAGTGACCTTCCATGATCAGAAGAGAGATGGTGTGGTGGTTGCACAGGTTTATTGACCTCTGGTAGAGCGCTTGTTATGTTGTAGTGAGATCTAATGTGCCTTTGGTGGCTTTTGCTGATAGCTTTTGACTTGTGCTTCGTGATTATGTTACAAATTGGTTGTGATATTAGGGTTTATTTGCCAATGTCTATAGAACCAATCAATTCCAAGAAGTAATTTTTGTCACTCTGCGAAAAATTAAACGAATCACAGTGATAGGAAAGTGATCTTAATGATAAGCTACTTCTGTGGTGATCTTTTCTTCTTCCTGAGCTAACTTTGGTTGTCTGCATAACTACAAACGAACCTAAATCCTTCTACTCTTATGGGGCATGTTGTTACTAATTAACTATACTTTTATTTTACATGCTGCCATATCATTGTATTTTTCATTCTTTATGTGATCGTTTGACTTTTCGTGAAATGCTGGATGTACTTTCTGAAGGGATTGCTTTACAGGAGACTCGAGTTCAGCACAATGATTCAATGGACCTCCAGTTGCTTGCATGCCCAATTTGCTATGAACCATTAATAAGAAAAGGACCTGCAGGTTTAAACGTGTAAGTACAGTTTTACATGCCATGAGATAGAAATACTTGGTTATTTACTTGGgttaattattttttgttcttgtaATTGCTGCAGGCCATCCATATACAGGTCCGGATTTAAGTGTCCGAAATGCAATAAGTCATTCACAAGTAAAGATGTTTACTTGGATCTAACTATCACTTCAGGAACAACAGAGTACAGCGAGTTCAAGCCTGCTAGGACTGAGTTGTTTAGGTATATTAGTACCTAGTTCACCTATGTGTTATGCATTGACTTGTGTGTGATGGTATTCAATATAATCACTTGATTTTGTTATCTTCTTTGTCTCAAGGgtatttatgaaatttttaagcaTTCACACAAAAGAGACTGACATGGATGACAGGACAATGAATGATTTCTGAAGATATTTTATTCATAATGAAATCAAGAGTTCAAATTGTGGTATGCTTCATTTGTGAAACACCCATATATGCAAAGGTCTATTATGACAGTTAAGACATCAATTTAAATAAACACAACAACTGGATTATTGACCTTTTGCTATTGGCCTGTGGATATATGCTTAAGTGTTCTCCATAAGCATCACTGCAGCATGGTAAATAGCTAGTGGCACAACTACCATTACCGAAGATTTATTCAAGATGGCTTAAATCTGAGATTCTAAAGGTTAAGTTTTTTGTTTCTGAAGGAACCCCTGCATTTTGTTGACAATGAGATGAGCATTACAATATCTTTCTTTTGGAAATCAGATTAAGAGTCCATCTTCCTACAAGCCAAACTAGCTTCCGCTGATGTTTCAACCAAACATGCTCCACTAGCAAATTTTATCGAAGCTTGTCAACTTTGATTTTTTTgacttaatatatatttaaaaaatcataTCTAAAGCATATATACTTCATGGCTTGATATGTATCATGTTTTCTTGTCTTCTTAACATTAGGAGTCCACTTGTTTCATTTCTTTATGAAAGAGGATGGCGTCAAAACTTCAACCGAAGTGGTTTTCCAGGTCTTGATGAAGAGGTATACTCCTCACCTTTTTTCACTTTCCTATTGTTTCATATCCTACTCCAAGATTCCATCTTATGAGTCTCACCTCTGCATTGTTTATTTTATGAAGGCTATATTTAAAAAGAAAGACTAACATTCTTGCTTCAGTTGCActgtgttcatgatgatgtgcatACACCAATAATGAACCACTATGTCATCATGGTAGAGGTCTTTCCAAGTGTTAATTGATGAATTGCAGGTATATTGTTTACTTGGCAGTTCAACATGGCTCAAGAATACTTCAAGCCTGTTGCAGGCGGTTTGCTTGTAGATGTTAGCTGTGGGAGTGGCTTGTTTTCAAGAAAATTTGCAAAATCTGGATCTTTTTCTGCTGTTGTCGCACTAGATTTTTCTGAGAATATGCTTCGTCAATGCTATGAGTTCATCAAGCAAGATGATACTCTAATAACAACGTAAGTATCTTCCTGATCATGTCACTTGGTGTTTTCACTTCAGAAATTATTTTATTGTGTTAACTTTTTGGTCATGGTTTTTAAGGAAGTTGATTCTAATCATTTTGTATCATTTTGAGCTTACTTCTGGGATAATGAATTTGCTTGACAATTTATAGAAACCTTGCTCTTGTAAGGGCGGATGTATCAAGGCTTCCCTTTGCATCAGGTTCTATTGATGCCGTTCATGCTGGTGCAGCTTTGCATTGCTGGCCTTCACCTTCCAATGCGGTAATCATACAATTTTCTTGCTATAGTCCAATGATATTTATGGAACTTGCTCCTTTAAGCTACAAAGACTTCTTCTGTTTCCTTTTGtgcaaagaaaatataaatttctTGGATGTGATTTTCTTATGAACAGGTGACATAAATTCTGAACTTTTGTGTCAAAGATATAGCATTATAGTTTACGTGAGTGGCTTCTCATGGGTGGTAGTTTCCTGGTGGTTTGGTTGCCAGTCAAGACATGAGCATCATTTGTAGATTCTTAGATGACTTCCTTCTGAAAGTAACATGTCCATTTATATCAATCTTAAGTATCATGACAAGAGTTGGTAATATATTATGTACCTTAACCTCACAATTAATAGAACCACTAAAAGTTTACAAAAGCAACAAACCTGACACATCTAAAGAAACACTGTTGAATATCATGCTCGCCCTTGTTGCATATTTGGAAGATTAGCAAAAACTCATCACCACTTGTCTAAACCAAGTACTGCACAGGCTTGCTGTGGCACCCATGCTAGATGACATGTATCATGCCGTGGAACCATCATATTCGTCTATCATGAATCTGAGGTTTGCTGATACCACATTTTACTGGGCATGTTCCCCACAGACTTCCTGCAGCGAAGATGTGTCAATCGGAAAATACCATACTTGCATATTACTGGTTCTAAGGTGTCCCATCAAACTACAAACTTTAGTTTAAAACTGAAACAAAATCTAAACTTCTCTAGTTTTAAGCATTCTCATACTTTTATCATAGTCTATGTAGATGGCACCTTTTCTTAAATCCTGCAACGTAACATCATGCAGGTGTCTTGGGTCTACAGAAAACTGTCACATTaaatgtgtgagagatttttctCTCTTCCCACACTCTTCTCATTTTGATGGAGAATTAAGTTAGGTCAATCATGGTGATCATGTTAAATGTCAAATATTTGCCACATGAACTGAAGGGTATTTTTACATGACATTCATTTTAATGTGCCTTCTGAAGAAGTTAATTATGTGCTCTAATCACAGTAAGATGTGATTTAGCTCAACTAAGATTTGCAACTCCTGAATATTGTAGTAGGCCTTCACCCTAATTGAAGTACAAATATGTAATATCTGTCTCTTTTACCTTGATAAAATTTTCATTCTTATAGGAAACTCACCTTTGTGTGGAGCTAGCTCCCAAACCATTTGAACATGCAACCCCTGCTTCTATTTTGGAATAAATCTCTTTGGTTTACTTTTCATTAATCATTACAAGATACTTATTTTGATCATACTCCACCAGGTTGCTGAGATAAGTCGGGTTTTAAGAAGTGGTGGTGTCTTTGTCGCAACAACGTTTCTGGTATCTCCTCTGAATACTCCATTACCTTTAGAAGCATTTCGGTCTCTAAGACAGGTAATTAATTTTACACTCACACCATCTCTCATTCTAGTTGCTACTAGCAGGATCTAGCTGACACTTCTCGATATTTTTTCAGTCATTCGGCCAAGTGACCAACAGCTACAACTACTTCACCGAGAACGAAATCGAAGACTTGTGCAGATCCTGTGGCCTCGTCAATTATACAAGCACAGTGCGGCGGTCCTTTATCATGTTTTCTGCACAGAAACCATAACATCAGTGTTGTGATTCTGCCACTCCTCAGAAGATTTGTTCACAAGTAATACCAATGCTAGAGAAGAAATATACAGATACTATCTGCAGAAAAAGGAGTCCTCACCATCTAATGTTGTATATTTATAGAGAAGTTCTGTATGGAACTCATGGAATTATCTGTGTATCACTAACTTATGTTACAGACATCATCTTCAAATGTTGCATGGATATTATAGTCTTCAAATGTGCCAACTTCATTCCTTGTAAATTTAGTGTGGTTTTACATATCTATCTTTGCAAAGTTTGGAATTAGCATATTTACCCTTGTAAATTTTGATATagcatatataaattaaaattaatttggcAGGGACAAATAGAAGAATCACAAACTTTGGAGGAAACAGATCTAATTTTGCCTAAATTCAAAAAAAGTGGATTAAAGAGAATAAAATAATCCAAGTTACGTGCCATCCTCTATTTCCATATCCTTCTTTTCTAAGAACGTCTAAGCTTCTTTAATCGATTATTATGACCAAGTCTGTTCATCATACACATTGACTGTATCAGAAGAGCTTATCCTCGCATTGACTACACAAGCAGAGTTGATCcttgtatttcttttcttttattagtGGATTCAAGTTAGAATCCAAGAACAGCTCAACACAAATTTTTCTTTGAATTATACTACGATGCTGAGtataatttcttatttttattccGAGAAAAGGAGGAGAGAAAACGAAAAAGATAAGATGTTCTACATTAATCCTTGAATTATGAACAAATCTGTGCTTATCTTTCAATCGGTTTTAACCTGTAATCGATATGGATttgggatcatgatgagatctacTATGAGATACAGTAGACCAAAAATCTAAGAGCTCTCTACAGAATACTTGCGGTCAACGCAGGCCATTCGTCACGCATCAGTGATCTCTACAACAAAGTTGACTTCGATCTATCTATATAAATTGATTCGTAGTTGGTGAGTTGGTAGTGAAGCATGTCATCGATATcactagttatatatatatatatatatatatatatatatatatatatatatatatatatatatatatatatatatatatcatatggtAAGTGAAGCTTTCGAATCCCCAAGTGGAGATATCTACTCCCCGACGACTCGATGAAGTCATCTCTTCCATTATTATTACTACATTCCCACTAATAGTTTGATCGGAGAACTTGGAGTCAAAAGTGCGTGAGCAGTTGTTTCACATGATCTGCTTCCTTATCTTTCGAGTTCAGTAGATTCTTCTCCCTGTTAGGAGTCGGAAGGCATGATGGCGTTCGGTAGAGCTCAGGCGATTTTGATGTTCGCCACCATTTCTCTGCATTCTGCCGTTGCGGGACTGCAAGAAACACCAGTTTCAGGTTCTATTGCTTCTTGATCATACGACAAAAATGCTCTTTTTTCTACATGGGAGATGAATGTTATCAGTTCAGAACACCGTTTGTCCACAGAAAGATGTTATTTCCATGACAACAACCACAAGGCTTTTCTTTTTCCGTGTGTTCTTTCTTGTGTTTTGATGAAAGGAAAATGATTTGATGTAAAAGATCTGATTTTTATATGATCTAGAATGTTTTGCTCGGAATTGGACCGATGAATCTGCGGAAGGATGCTCTCTTTTGCGTATTTCTGGGATTTCCTCCAAAAATTATTGATTTGAAGGATGTGATTCTTCGAGTGCAGAAATTTCTGTTTCTGCCAAATGAAGCgtccttttcttattttttagttcATCTTGTTGTGAATTGGATCATTGTATCTGAAAAAAGAGGCTACTTTTTTTTGCCTCTTTCTGGGAATTGAAACGCTTAATTTCATTCCCGGTAGTTGCAGTGGCAAGAATTTTGTAGAAAGATTTGGTTTTGCTTGTGGATTTTTGTCCTCCGACAAAGAACATTGCTTTGAAATATGTGATTCTTAGAACAACACCTTCGTCTACAGAGTGCAGAAATCTCTGTTATCGCCAAATGAAGCTTCTTGCACTGTGATCGAAGAACCATTTTTTGATAAGGAAGGCTCAATTTTTATGTATCTTAGTACATGTTGTTGGCAAAAGAGGCCATCTTTTTGTGCATTTAtgcgaattgaaacactaaatatCAAGAATTTTGTAGAAAGATTTGGTTTTGCATGTGGCTTACGAGATGCGATTTGTAGGAGCAGCAGAGGACGTCTTTTTGATT of the Musa acuminata AAA Group cultivar baxijiao chromosome BXJ3-2, Cavendish_Baxijiao_AAA, whole genome shotgun sequence genome contains:
- the LOC135631680 gene encoding uncharacterized methyltransferase At2g41040, chloroplastic-like → MAISSPTLCSSQLHSSLRGFRPPPHPLWLRARPSVPGLRSSRGLRVSATAALSVEQETRVQHNDSMDLQLLACPICYEPLIRKGPAGLNVPSIYRSGFKCPKCNKSFTSKDVYLDLTITSGTTEYSEFKPARTELFRSPLVSFLYERGWRQNFNRSGFPGLDEEFNMAQEYFKPVAGGLLVDVSCGSGLFSRKFAKSGSFSAVVALDFSENMLRQCYEFIKQDDTLITTNLALVRADVSRLPFASGSIDAVHAGAALHCWPSPSNAVAEISRVLRSGGVFVATTFLVSPLNTPLPLEAFRSLRQSFGQVTNSYNYFTENEIEDLCRSCGLVNYTSTVRRSFIMFSAQKP